A section of the Chryseobacterium ginsenosidimutans genome encodes:
- a CDS encoding DHH family phosphoesterase, producing MFTQAELSEIKTLLTTENKIVILTHYNPDGDAIGSSLGLKHYLKAKGIFAEVVVPNDFPKFLKWMPEAKKALVAEYKRKVAFDLINEADVIFCLDFNSPSRIGLLGDWLTKAMGKKILIDHHQQPEPFDYVYSDTVIPATCQMIYHFIEAMGDENLVNKDIAECLYTGIMTDTGGFRFRSTSATTHRIIANLIENGADPAMITSNTWDTNTVSRLHLLALILGRIEVVKDGKVAVLYLTREELKEYGFQKGDTEGFVNYGLSILGVKMAAFFMEDLYEDFIKISFRSKDDMDVNQFSRKYFSGGGHINAAGGKSNESLHETIETFKGKIEGEESL from the coding sequence ATGTTTACACAAGCAGAACTTTCAGAAATAAAGACTTTACTTACTACGGAAAACAAAATTGTAATACTTACACACTATAATCCGGATGGTGATGCTATTGGTTCGAGTCTTGGGTTGAAGCATTATTTAAAGGCAAAAGGGATTTTTGCTGAGGTAGTTGTGCCGAACGATTTTCCGAAGTTTTTGAAATGGATGCCTGAAGCAAAAAAAGCTTTAGTTGCCGAATACAAAAGAAAAGTTGCCTTTGATCTTATTAATGAGGCTGATGTTATTTTCTGTCTTGATTTTAATTCTCCTTCAAGAATCGGTTTGTTGGGAGATTGGCTGACAAAAGCCATGGGAAAGAAAATCCTTATCGATCATCATCAACAGCCGGAACCGTTTGATTATGTTTATTCTGATACGGTAATTCCTGCAACCTGCCAGATGATTTATCATTTCATTGAAGCAATGGGCGACGAAAACCTTGTAAATAAAGATATTGCAGAATGTCTTTATACAGGAATCATGACTGATACAGGAGGATTTCGTTTCCGTTCTACAAGTGCGACAACGCATAGAATTATTGCTAATTTAATTGAGAACGGTGCAGATCCTGCAATGATCACTTCCAATACCTGGGATACGAATACCGTTTCCCGCCTTCATTTATTGGCCCTGATTTTAGGTAGAATCGAGGTTGTAAAAGATGGTAAAGTTGCTGTTTTGTATCTTACCAGAGAGGAGCTTAAAGAATATGGTTTCCAAAAAGGAGATACAGAAGGTTTTGTAAACTATGGTTTAAGTATTCTTGGTGTGAAAATGGCGGCGTTTTTCATGGAAGATTTATATGAAGATTTTATCAAAATTTCTTTCAGAAGTAAAGATGATATGGATGTAAACCAATTTTCCAGAAAATATTTCAGTGGAGGAGGTCATATCAATGCGGCCGGTGGAAAATCTAATGAATCTTTACACGAAACAATTGAGACTTTTAAAGGTAAAATAGAAGGGGAGGAGAGTTTATAA